One window of Strigops habroptila isolate Jane chromosome Z, bStrHab1.2.pri, whole genome shotgun sequence genomic DNA carries:
- the MEX3C gene encoding RNA-binding E3 ubiquitin-protein ligase MEX3C, with amino-acid sequence MPSGSTAAASPAAEPAEPPPPLLPPHPPSPQPLLVLQQRFAGLSLHGQGGAGAAQRQARRWQAGLAPPPDSPREPGPGGAEEEEEEAAAAAAGDEADLELDEEALLAGEDEEEEEDQDPAAVLVFSPSQPLSLLPPLGSVLLSPSFDVREPAAAAAGPFRGADDPQGMMAAMLSRAYGGGLGSGGGATGPSSEQAALLRRKSVNTTECVPVPSSEHVAEIVGRQGCKIKALRAKTNTYIKTPVRGEEPIFVVTGRKEDVAMAKREILSAAEHFSMIRASRNKNGPVLAGLPCTPSLPGQTTVQVRVPYRVVGLVVGPKGATIKRIQQQTHTYIVTPSRDKEPVFEVTGMPENVDRAREEIEMHIAMRTGNYIELSEENDFHYNGTDVSFEGGTLGSAWIPSNPVPHSHTRMISNYRNDSSSSLGSGSTDSYFGSNRLADFSPTSPFSTGNFWFGEALPSVGTEDLAVDSAAYDSLPTPCQTIWTPFEPVNPLSGFGNDAASNAKPQCQASQPSTPHLSPTFPESLDHSLVRRVTSDPPTVIHQAGLPVYIPAFSNGTNSYSSSNGGSTSSSPPESRQKHDCVICFESEVIAALVPCGHNLFCMECANRICEKEMPSCPVCQTAVTQAIQIHS; translated from the exons ATGCCGAGCGGCAGCACCGCCGCGGCCTCCCCCGCCGCCGAGCCCgccgagccgccgccgccgctccttcctccccacccgCCGTCGCCGCAGCCGCTGCTGGTGCTCCAGCAGCGCTTCGCCGGCCTCAGCCTCCACGGCCAAGGAGGGGCAGGGGCGGCCCAGCGGCAAGCCCGGCGGTGGCAGGCGGGCCTGGCTCCGCCGCCCGATTCCCCCCGGGAGCCGGGGCCTGGCggggcggaggaggaggaggaggaggcagcggcggcggcggccggggacGAGGCAGACCTGGAGCTGGACGAGGAGGCGCTGCTGGCGGGagaggacgaggaggaggaggaggaccaGGACCCGGCCGCCGTGCTGGTGTTCTCGCCTTCCCAGCCGCTCtcgctgctgccgccgctggGCTCCGTCCTGCTCTCGCCCTCCTTCGATGTGCGggagccggcggcggcggcggcgggaccgTTCCGCGGGGCGGACGATCCTCAGGGCATGATGGCGGCGATGCTGTCCCGCGCCTACGGCGGCGGCCTGGGCAGCGGCGGGGGGGCGACGGGCCCTAGCAGCGAGCAGGCGGCGCTGCTCCGCCGAAAGAGCGTCAACACCACCGAGTGTGTGCCCGTGCCCAGCTCGGAGCATGTGGCCGAGATCGTGGGGAGACAGG gttgcaaaataaaagcactaaGGGCCAAGACAAATACTTACATTAAGACCCCTGTTCGTGGAGAAGAACCCATCTTCGTCGTCACCGGGCGAAAAGAGGACGTAGCCATGGCCAAAAGGGAAATTCTCTCAGCCGCCGAACACTTCTCCATGATCAGAGCATCACGCAACAAGAACGGTCCTGTCCTGGCAGGTTTGCCATGTACCCCCAGCCTGCCGGGTCAGACCACGGTCCAAGTCAGGGTGCCTTACCGCGTAGTTGGGCTGGTGGTTGGTCCGAAAGGAGCTACAATCAAAAGAATTCAGCAGCAGACCCATACCTACATAGTCACTCCCAGCAGAGACAAGGAGCCTGTCTTCGAAGTCACGGGGATGCCCGAAAACGTCGACCGGGCGCGCGAGGAGATCGAGATGCACATAGCGATGCGCACCGGGAACTACATCGAGCTGAGCGAGGAGAACGACTTCCACTACAACGGTACAGACGTGAGCTTCGAAGGAGGCACCCTCGGCTCAGCGTGGATCCCTTCTAACCCCGTCCCTCATAGCCACACCAGAATGATTTCTAATTACAGAAATGACAGCTCCAGCTCCTTGGGAAGCGGCTCCACAGATTCCTATTTTGGAAGCAATAGATTGGCTGACTTCAGCCCAACAAGTCCCTTCAGCACAGGTAACTTCTGGTTTGGAGAAGCGCTGCCTTCGGTTGGCACAGAAGATCTTGCGGTCGACTCTGCCGCGTATGACTCCTTACCAACGCCTTGCCAAACCATCTGGACTCCTTTTGAACCGGTAAACCCTCTCTCTGGCTTTGGTAACGATGCTGCAAGCAACGCCAAGCCTCAGTGCCAAGCCAGCCAGCCATCTACTCCTCACTTGTCACCCACGTTTCCAGAAAGTCTTGATCACTCGCTGGTGAGGAGAGTGACGAGCGACCCACCTACCGTCATCCACCAAGCTGGCCTTCCCGTATACATCCCTGCTTTCTCCAATGGTACCAACAGCTATTCCTCTTCCAATGGTGGCTCCACGTCCAGCTCGCCCCCCGAGTCGAGACAGAAGCACGACTGCGTGATCTGCTTCGAGAGCGAAGTCATTGCGGCCCTGGTCCCCTGCGGCCACAATCTCTTCTGCATGGAGTGTGCCAACAGAATCTGTGAAAAGGAGATGCCATCGTGTCCTGTTTGCCAGACAGCTGTTACTCAGGCAATCCAAATTCACTCTTAA